One Brassica oleracea var. oleracea cultivar TO1000 chromosome C7, BOL, whole genome shotgun sequence genomic window carries:
- the LOC106303795 gene encoding LOB domain-containing protein 39-like, whose amino-acid sequence MSCNGCRVLRKGCSETCILRPCLQWIESAESQGHATLFVAKFFGRAGLMSFISAVPELNRPALFQSLLFEACGRTVNPANGAVGILGAGNWHVCQAAVETVLRGGTLRPISDLLESPSLISSNYSSEICNDIGRFSTSRTKLSTSDMKKPPVNRKRSKAERSESVMDVQLNHGLDLTIPVVPVPLLPPTPFRKVVNGERPGSPSEESVTTSCCENGIIGYNKRERKLLNLFV is encoded by the exons ATGAGTTGCAATGGATGTAGAGTTCTTCGAAAAGGTTGCAGCGAAACATGCATCCTTCGTCCTTGTCTCCAATGGATCGAATCCGCCGAGTCACAAGGCCACGCCACCTTGTTCGTCGCTAAATTCTTTGGGCGTGCCGGTCTCATGTCTTTCATCTCCGCCGTACCTGAACTAAACCGCCCTG CTTTGTTTCAGTCCTTGTTGTTTGAAGCGTGTGGGAGGACGGTTAATCCGGCTAACGGAGCGGTTGGTATATTAGGTGCTGGAAACTGGCACGTGTGCCAAGCGGCGGTTGAAACTGTTCTTCGTGGTGGTACTTTACGTCCGATCTCAGATCTCCTTGAATCGCCGTCGTTGATCTCATCCAATTACTCTTCCGAGATCTGTAACGATATTGGCCGTTTCTCGACCTCAAGAACCAAGCTATCTACGTCGGATATGAAAAAACCTCCGGTTAACCGGAAACGGTCGAAGGCCGAACGGTCTGAATCGGTTATGGATGTCCAGTTGAACCACGGGTTAGATCTAACCATTCCGGTTGTACCGGTTCCTTTACTTCCTCCAACGCCGTTTCGTAAGGTGGTCAACGGTGAACGTCCGGGAAGTCCATCGGAGGAGTCTGTTACGACGTCGTGTTGTGAAAATGGAATCATCGGCTATAACAAAAGAGAGAGAAAGTTATTAAACCTTTTTGTTTAA
- the LOC106302138 gene encoding peroxidase 50-like has product MAAKNLLLLLLSLFLALNLVTAQLSRNFYAGSCHNVEQIVRNAVQQKIQQTFTTIPATLRLYFHDCFVNGCDASVMIASTDNNKAEKDHPDNLSLAGDGFDTVIKAKQALDAVANCRNKVSCADILTIATRDVVNLAGGPRYEVELGRRDGLSSTSDSVEGRLPHPTDDVNQLTTLFAKNGLSRNDMIALSGAHTLGFAHCKLVFNRIYNFNSTTQVDPTVNKDYVAALQGSCPRNVDPSVAINMDPTTPRQFDNVYYKNLQQGKGLFTSDQDLFTDGRSKPVVNLWASNPKLFNQAFVHSMIKLGRVGVRTGRNGNIRRDCGAFN; this is encoded by the exons ATGGCTGCGAAGAATCTCTTATTGCTTCTTTTATCTCTCTTTCTCGCCCTAAACCTCGTCACCGCTCAACTCAGCCGCAACTTCTACGCCGGAAGTTGTCACAACGTCGAACAAATCGTCAGAAACGCCGTTCAACAAAAGATCCAACAAACTTTCACCACTATCCCCGCTACACTCCGCCTCTATTTCCACGATTGTTTCGTCAAT GGTTGTGATGCCTCGGTGATGATAGCGTCTACGGACAATAATAAGGCGGAGAAAGATCATCCTGATAATTTATCATTGGCCGGAGATGGATTCGACACCGTCATTAAAGCTAAACAAGCACTTGACGCCGTTGCAAATTGTCGTAACAAAGTTTCTTGCGCTGATATTCTCACGATAGCTACTCGTGATGTTGTTAATCTC GCGGGTGGACCAAGATATGAAGTGGAATTAGGAAGGCGTGATGGGTTATCGTCTACGTCGGATAGCGTCGAAGGGAGGCTGCCACATCCGACGGACGACGTCAACCAACTCACTACACTTTTTGCCAAAAACGGACTTAGCCGTAACGACATGATCGCTCTCTCCG GAGCACACACATTAGGATTCGCTCATTGCAAGCTAGTGTTCAACAGGATTTACAATTTCAACAGCACAACTCAAGTAGACCCTACAGTTAACAAAGATTACGTGGCAGCGTTACAAGGGTCATGTCCTAGAAATGTAGATCCAAGCGTGGCTATAAACATGGACCCAACAACACCTAGACAATTCGACAACGTTTACTACAAAAACTTGCAACAAGGAAAAGGATTGTTCACGTCAGATCAAGATTTGTTCACAGATGGTCGGTCTAAGCCAGTCGTTAACTTATGGGCCAGTAATCCAAAGCTGTTTAATCAAGCTTTTGTTCACTCCATGATCAAGCTTGGTAGGGTTGGTGTTAGAACCGGTCGTAATGGTAACATCCGTCGTGATTGTGGAGCCTTCAATTGA